Genomic DNA from Verrucomicrobiia bacterium:
GCCAGCCGCCCGGGAGCGACATCAGATACACCGCTGCCGTGTAGAGCCCGTAGATGGCCGTCGCGGTCTTGTCGTCCAGGCCCATGCCGCCCCGCACGGCATCCACCATGAACAGCACCAGCAATGCCCGCATGCCATAGTAACTGAACCGTTCCCACATTTCCGTGAAGAACAGCGTGTATAGCCCGCGGGGATGTTTTTGGCCCGGCGCAAAGGATGTCGCGCGCGGCAAACCGGGGTCGGCCATCAGTTCGGTTTCAATCATGCGTTCTGAGTTGGGCGGGAGTTTTGCCGCCACGGCGTCGCCGCAGACTTTCCCCAAAGGCCTCGCGTCACAAGGTCTTTTTCAGGCGGCCATCGTCAGACGCCGCGAATCATGATTTCTTCAAAAAGGCCCGGACAAAAAAGTCCACCAGCCGTCGCGATCCGTAGGGCGTGCCCGCCACGCCGTGGCCGGTGTTGGGCATGTAGAGCAAATCAAAATCCTTGTCCGCCTTGATCAGTGCGTTGACGACCTGCATCGTGCTGGCAGGATCCACGTTGTTGTCCATTTCGCCCACCATGAGCAGCAGCTTGCCCTGCAATTTATGGGCATCGGTCACGTTCGAGTTGCGCGCGTAGCTTTCATCCACCGGCCAGCCCATCCATTGTTCGTTCCACCAAATCTTGTCCATCCGGTTGTCGTGGCAGCCGGAATCAGCCACGCACGCCTGGTAGAAATCACCGTGATCCAGCATCCCGCGCAACGCGCTCTGGCCGCCCGCCGACGTGCCGTAAATCCCGACGCGGCTCAGGTCCATGCAGGGATGTTGCGCCGCGGCGGCCTTGATCCAAAGGATGCGGTCGGGAAAGCCCGCGTCCGCCAGGTTTTTCCAGCAGACGTCATGGAACTTCTTGGACCGGTTCGAGGTGCCCATGCCGTCAGCCTGCACGACGATGAACCCGCGCTCGGTCAGCCGGTGATTGCGGTAGTTTAACCGGAATTCCTTCGGCACAAATGAATCCTGTGGTCCGGCGTAAATGTCCTCCAGGACCGGATACTTTTTGGCGGAATCGAAATCCGCCGGCCAGAAAATCACGCCGTAAATGTCCGTCACGCCGTCGCGGCCCTTGGCCACGAAGCGTTCCGGCGTGCGCCAGCCGCCGGCCCGCAGTTCGCTGTCATCCGCCGTCTCCAGGTGGCAGACGAGCTTGCCGTCATCGGTCCGCCGCAGGTCATTCACCGGTGGCAGATCCACCCGCGACCAGGTGTCTATCAGGAACCGCTGGTCGGGAGAAAAGGCGACCGAATGCGTGCCGTCGCCCTCGGTCAACACGACAAGCCCCGTGCCGTCAAAATTGATGCGGCAATATTGCAGGTAATACGGATCCTGCCCCGCGATCAAACCGCCGGCCTCAAACCAAATCTGGCGCTTCGCCTCGTCCACGCGGTCCACCTTCCGCACCACCCAGTCGCCCTTGGTGATCTGATTTTTTACGCGGCCCGCCTTTGCGTCATAGAGATACAGGTGATTCCAGCCATCGCGTTCGGACATCCAGATGATCTCGTGCGTGTCATCGAGGTAGTCGGCGTAATACTTCGCCGAGTAGCAGATGAACGTCGCGCTGTGCTCGTCAACAATGGGACGCACGGCCCCGGTCTTGGCGTCAACGCCCAGGATGCGCAGCACCTGATGCCCGCGCTGGTTGAAGAGGAAGGTGAACTCGCTTGAATCCGACGCCCAACGCACGTCGCTGATGGACCAGGGATTCGCGAAAAGCGCGTCATCCACAGGAATTTCCTTCTTCGCTTCCACATCGAACAGGTGCGGCTTCGCATAGGGCACGTCATCGCCGGGCTTGAGGTAGGGATACGAAACCAGCCGGGGCTGAAGCTGGTCCTTGGGCGAGGATTGCACCATGTAGATGCGGTGCTGCGTGCCGGGTTTGAAGCGCATGGCGACAAAGTGGCGGGAGTCGGGCGACCAATGAATCTCCGGCGTCGGCTGCTCCGGCTCGCGGGTGTCGTATTCCATGTCGATGGCCCGGTCCGCCTCGATGTTGCGCGCGTAACTGTCGTCCGGATTTGCGTCATAGGTCAGTTGCTGCTCCTGGCCGCTCGCCGTGTCGCGCAGAAACAAATTATGTCCCTGCACGGACACCTCCCACTTTTGATCAGGCGAACGGACCCCCTCGGGCCGGCGCTCGGCCCGGCCGTCGCGACGGTTCGGCCGCGGGCGTTCCGGCGCCGCCCCACCAATCTCCGCCACGCCCGGTTCCTCGGCCGCATCGAACACCGCGATGATGTCGTCATTGGCCGCCGTCACGAGCCAGACATGGCCCACGTAGGTGTGCTGGTCGCGGGTGTCGCCAGGTTGCAAACGGCCGTAAGGCTGGCGATTGCCGTCGGTGTCGAGCCAGAACAGGTTCACGGCATCCGGCAGCCGGTTGACGAAGCGGATGGACGTTTCCGTGGTGCTCGCCCGGGAAGGATGCGGCCGGCGGCTGAACGGCAGACGATTCGCGCCGTCGCCGTCGCCGGTGGCCGGGGTTACCGCGTAACTTTCAAGGTCCAGTTCCCAGGACTCGGCGCCGCGCAACGTGACCTTTTTCGCATCGGGCGAAAACCGCAGCGCCTCGAACGGCAGTTGGGCAGCCTCGAACGGTTTGCCCGTGGCCTTGCTCAGAGCCGCGGCCAGCCGCGCGTGGTCGAAGGCTGCCGTGCGCGTGCCCGCCGCCGCATCCACCAGCACGAATTCCTTCCGGC
This window encodes:
- a CDS encoding DPP IV N-terminal domain-containing protein, which translates into the protein MKSVLNLGWLVVGVVCWAAAAPATNGAPTNGAPHVYRDKVIPHWFADAAGATNRFWYRVDLAGGRKEFVLVDAAAGTRTAAFDHARLAAALSKATGKPFEAAQLPFEALRFSPDAKKVTLRGAESWELDLESYAVTPATGDGDGANRLPFSRRPHPSRASTTETSIRFVNRLPDAVNLFWLDTDGNRQPYGRLQPGDTRDQHTYVGHVWLVTAANDDIIAVFDAAEEPGVAEIGGAAPERPRPNRRDGRAERRPEGVRSPDQKWEVSVQGHNLFLRDTASGQEQQLTYDANPDDSYARNIEADRAIDMEYDTREPEQPTPEIHWSPDSRHFVAMRFKPGTQHRIYMVQSSPKDQLQPRLVSYPYLKPGDDVPYAKPHLFDVEAKKEIPVDDALFANPWSISDVRWASDSSEFTFLFNQRGHQVLRILGVDAKTGAVRPIVDEHSATFICYSAKYYADYLDDTHEIIWMSERDGWNHLYLYDAKAGRVKNQITKGDWVVRKVDRVDEAKRQIWFEAGGLIAGQDPYYLQYCRINFDGTGLVVLTEGDGTHSVAFSPDQRFLIDTWSRVDLPPVNDLRRTDDGKLVCHLETADDSELRAGGWRTPERFVAKGRDGVTDIYGVIFWPADFDSAKKYPVLEDIYAGPQDSFVPKEFRLNYRNHRLTERGFIVVQADGMGTSNRSKKFHDVCWKNLADAGFPDRILWIKAAAAQHPCMDLSRVGIYGTSAGGQSALRGMLDHGDFYQACVADSGCHDNRMDKIWWNEQWMGWPVDESYARNSNVTDAHKLQGKLLLMVGEMDNNVDPASTMQVVNALIKADKDFDLLYMPNTGHGVAGTPYGSRRLVDFFVRAFLKKS